In Canis lupus familiaris isolate Mischka breed German Shepherd chromosome 9, alternate assembly UU_Cfam_GSD_1.0, whole genome shotgun sequence, a single window of DNA contains:
- the LOC119873272 gene encoding keratin-associated protein 4-12-like isoform X1, translating into MVNSCCGSVCSEQGCGQETCCRPTCCQTTCCRTTCCRPSCCVSSCCRPSCCGSSGCGSSCCRPSCCISSCCRPTCCQTTCCRTTCCRPSCCVSSCCRPSCSSSSCCGSSCCRPSCCISSCCRPSCSSSSCCGSSCCRPSCCVSSCCRPTCCQTTCCRTTCCRPSCCVSSCCRPSCCGSSGCGSSCCRPSCCISSCCRPTCCQTTCCRTTCCRPSCCVSSCCRPSCY; encoded by the coding sequence ATGGTCAACTCCTGTTGTGGCTCCGTCTGCTCTGAGCAGGGCTGTGGCCAGGAGACCTGCTGCCGCCCCACCTGCTGCCAGACCACCTGCTGCAGGACCACCTGCTGCCGCCCAAGctgctgtgtgtccagctgctgccGCCCCTCCTGCTGTGGTTCCAGTGgctgtggctccagctgctgCAGGCCCAGCTGCTGCATCTCTAGCTGCTGCCGCCCCACCTGCTGCCAGACCACCTGCTGCAGGACCACCTGCTGCCGCCCCAGCTGCTGTGTGTCTAGCTGCTGCCGCCCCTCCTGCTCCAGTTCCAgctgctgtggctccagctgTTGCCGCCCCTCCTGCTGCATCTCTAGCTGCTGCCGCCCCTCCTGCTCTAGTTCCAGCTGCTGTGGCTCTAGCTGCTGCAGGCCCAGctgctgtgtgtccagctgctgTCGCCCCACCTGCTGCCAGACCACCTGCTGCAGGACCACCTGCTGCCGCCCCAGctgctgtgtgtccagctgctgccGCCCCTCCTGCTGTGGTTCCAGTGgctgtggctccagctgctgCAGGCCCAGCTGCTGCATCTCTAGCTGCTGCCGCCCCACCTGCTGCCAGACCACCTGCTGCAGGACCACCTGCTGCCGCCCCAGCTGCTGCGTGTCCAGCTGCTGCCGCCCCAGCTGTTACTAG
- the LOC490994 gene encoding keratin-associated protein 4-12: MVNSCCGSICSEQGCGQETCCRPTCCQTTCCRTTCCRPSCCVSSCCRPSCCGSSSCGSSCCRPSCCISSCCRPSCSSSSCCGSSCCRPSCCISSCCRPSCSSSSCCGSSCCRPTCCQPTCCQTTCCRTTCCRPSCCVSSCCHPSRCGSSGCGSSCCRPSCCISSCCHPSCCDSSSCGSSCCRPSCCCPSCCLRPVCGRVSCHTTCYRPTCVISTCPRPMCCASSCC; this comes from the coding sequence ATGGTCAACTCCTGTTGTGGCTCCATCTGCTCTGAGCAGGGCTGTGGCCAGGAGACCTGCTGCCGCCCCACCTGCTGCCAGACCACCTGCTGCAGGACCACCTGCTGCCGCCCCAGctgctgtgtgtccagctgctgccGCCCCTCCTGCTGTGGTTCCAGCTCCTGTGGCTCCAGCTGCTGCAGGCCCAGCTGCTGCATCTCTAGCTGCTGCCGCCCCTCCTGCTCTAGTTCCAgctgctgtggctccagctgctgCCGCCCCTCCTGCTGCATCTCTAGCTGCTGCCGCCCCTCCTGCTCTAGTTCCAgctgctgtggctccagctgctgCCGCCCCACCTGCTGCCAACCCACCTGCTGCCAGACCACCTGCTGCAGGACCACCTGCTGCCGCCCCAGctgctgtgtgtccagctgctgccacCCCTCCCGCTGTGGTTCCAGCGgctgtggctccagctgctgCAGGCCCAGCTGCTGCATCTCTAGCTGCTGCCACCCCTCCTGCTGTGACTCCAGCTCCTGTGGCTCTAGCTGCTGccgcccctcctgctgctgcccctcctgctgtCTGCGCCCAGTCTGTGGCCGGGTCTCCTGCCACACCACTTGCTATCGCCCCACCTGTGTTATCTccacctgcccccgccccatGTGCTGtgcctcttcctgctgctga
- the LOC100686048 gene encoding keratin-associated protein 4-11-like, whose protein sequence is MVSSCGSVCSDQGCGHGLCQETCCCPSCSGSSCCRPSCCQTTCCRPSCCISSCCRPSCSSSSCCGSSCCRPSCCVSSCCRPTCCQTTCCRTTCCRPSCCVSSCCRPSCSSSSCCGSSCCRPSCCISSCCRPSCCGSSSCGSSCCRPSCCCPSCCLRPICGQVSCHTTCYRPTCVISTCPRPMCCASSCC, encoded by the coding sequence ATGGTTAGTTCTTGTGGCTCTGTCTGCTCTGACCAGGGCTGCGGCCATGGCCTCTGCCAGGAGACCTgctgctgcccctcctgctctggcTCCAGCTGTTGCCGCCCCAGCTGCTGCCAGACCACCTGCTGCCGTCCCAGCTGCTGCATCTCCAGTTGCTGCCGCCCCTCCTGCTCTAGTTCCAGCTGCTGTGGCTCTAGCTGCTGCAGGCCCAGctgctgtgtgtccagctgctgccGCCCCACTTGCTGCCAGACCACCTGCTGCAGGACCACTTGCTGCCGCCCCAGctgctgtgtgtccagctgctgccGCCCCTCCTGCTCTAGTTCCAgctgctgtggctccagctgctgCAGGCCCAGCTGCTGCATCTCTAGCTGCTGCCGCCCCTCCTGCTGTGGCTCCAGCTCCTGTGGCTCTAGCTGCTGccgcccctcctgctgctgcccctcctgctgtCTGCGCCCAATCTGTGGCCAGGTCTCCTGCCACACCACTTGCTATCGCCCCACCTGTGTTATCTCCACCTGCCCCCGTCCCATGTGCTGTGCTTCTTCCTGCTGCTGA
- the LOC100686193 gene encoding keratin-associated protein 4-12-like, which produces MVNSCCGSVCSDQGCGEETCCRPSCCQTTCCRTTCCRPSCCVSSCCRPSCSSSSCCGSSCCRPSCCISSCCRPSCCQTTCCRTTCCRPSCCVSSCCRPSCSSSSCCGSSCCRPSCCISSCCRPSCCGSSSCGSSCCRPSCCPSCCLRPVCGRVSCHTTCYRPTCVISTCPRPMCCASSCC; this is translated from the coding sequence ATGGTCAACTCCTGTTGTGGCTCCGTCTGCTCTGACCAGGGCTGTGGCGAGGAGACCTGCTGCCGCCCCTCCTGCTGCCAGACCACCTGCTGCAGGACCACCTGCTGCCGCCCCAGctgctgtgtgtccagctgctgccGCCCCTCCTGCTCTAGTTCCAgctgctgtggctccagctgctgCAGGCCCAGCTGCTGCATCTCTAGCTGCTGCCGCCCCTCCTGCTGCCAGACCACCTGCTGCAGGACCACCTGCTGCCGCCCCAGctgctgtgtgtccagctgctgccGCCCCTCCTGCTCCAGTTCCAgctgctgtggctccagctgctgCAGGCCCAGCTGCTGCATCTCTAGCTGCTGCCGCCCCTCCTGCTGTGGCTCCAGCTCCTGTGGCTCTAGCTGCTGccgcccctcctgctgcccctcctgctgcctgcGCCCAGTCTGTGGCCGGGTCTCCTGCCACACTACCTGCTATCGCCCCACCTGTGTCATCTCCACCTGCCCCCGTCCCATGTGCTGTGCCTCCTCTTGCTGCTGA